The following proteins are encoded in a genomic region of Hydra vulgaris chromosome 05, alternate assembly HydraT2T_AEP:
- the LOC136071917 gene encoding pre-mRNA-splicing factor RBM22-like: MATSKGANLYNRQNWEQSDFPILCQTCLGDNPYVRMLKDKFGKECKICVRPFTIFKWCPGAKMRYKKTEICQTCAKLKNVCQTCLLDLEYGLPIEVRDKALAIADTLPRSDVNKEFFHQTLEKELANTDGTVAAGTLGKSQAASDLLMKLARTTPYYKRNRPHICSFWVKGECKRGEECPYRHEMPNAPDDPLSNQNIKDRFYGVNDPVAAKMLKRAESMPKLESPSDKSITTLYVGGLDERIKEDDLRNFFYQYGEIRSVVVASNKSCGFICYTSRQAAEMAAERSFNKVIIKGKRLKVLWGRSQEQRSGGKDEKGDRLKEYPPVPGLPDALPPIPTEDAPIMEPPNLFDELPSEQNASNIPLPAAYSNAPPMFSPHMSSSHPQGIPPPPPNMGGGFPPGPPPFMQRFPPPSGSYSNQVQPSGIRFSISNGPSMRHGLHYPSQDPHRMGTEGSIENTSVQTPVIKSVQE; encoded by the exons ATGGCAACGTCTAAAGGTGCCAATCTATATAACAGACAAAATTGGGAACAGTCa GATTTTCCGATTCTCTGCCAAACATGTTTAGGAGACAATCCATATGTGAGaatg ctaaAAGATAAATTTGGTAAAGAATGCAAG ATCTGTGTTCGACCatttaccatttttaaatgGTGCCCAGGTGCTAAAATGCGATACAAAAAGACTGAAATATGTCAAACTTGCGCAAAACTAAAGAATGTGTGCCAGACATGTCTGTTAGATCTTGAATATG ggCTGCCCATAGAAGTTCGTGACAAAGCTCTTGCTATTGCAGACACATTGCCAAGATCGGatgtaaataaagaattttttcatcAGACATTAGAGAAAgag ttagcAAATACAGATGGTACAGTTGCTGCTGGAACTTTGGGTAAGTCACAGGCCGCTAGCGACTTATTAATGAAGTTGGCGCGCACAACACCCTATTATAAAAGAAACAGACCCCATATCTGCTCATTTTGGGTTAAAGGTGAATGCAAGCGAGGAGAGGAATGTCCCTACag ACATGAAATGCCGAATGCTCCTGATGACCCATTAtctaatcaaaatattaaagatcGATTTTATGGTGTCAATGATCCAGTGGcagcaaaaatgttgaaacgTGCCGAGAGCATGCCAAAGTTAGAGTCGCCATCTGATAAATCTATTACAACATTGTATGTTGGCGGTCTTGATGAAAGAATTAAAGAAGATGATTTGAG aaattttttttatcaatatggTGAGATTCGGTCAGTTGTGGTGGCTTCTAACAAAAGTTGTGGCTTTATTTGTTATACATCACGTCAAGCAGCTGAGATGGCTGCCGAACGATCTTTTAATAAAGTGATTATCAAAGGAAAACGTCTTAAAGTACTTTGGGGTCGTTCTCAAGAGCAAAGAAGTGGTGGAAAAGATGAAAAGGGTGATAGACTTAAGGAATATCCGCCTGTCCCAGGACTACCTGacg cATTACCGCCAATACCTACAGAAGATGCCCCTATTATGGAGCCCCCAAATCTTTTTGATGAGTTGCCGTCTGAACAAAACGCATCAAATATTCCTCTACCTGCTGCTTATTCAAATGCTCCTCCAATGTTTTCGCCTCACATGAGCTCTTCTCATCCTCAAGGGATTCCGCCACCGCCTCCAAATATGGGTGGTGGTTTTCCTCCCGGTCCTCCCCCTTTTATGCAAAGGTTTCCACCTCCGTCTGGAAGTTACTCCAATCAAGTACAACCATCTGGTATTCGATTTTCCATTTCTAACGGACCTTCAATGCGTCATGGTTTGCATTATCCATCTCAAGATCCTCACCGAATGGGCACGGAAGGATCCATAGAAAACACTTCAGTACAAACACCTGTAATTAAATCAGTTCAAGAGTAA